One part of the Rutidosis leptorrhynchoides isolate AG116_Rl617_1_P2 chromosome 1, CSIRO_AGI_Rlap_v1, whole genome shotgun sequence genome encodes these proteins:
- the LOC139885994 gene encoding organic cation/carnitine transporter 4-like, translated as MSSHTRALDDLRPPLLSPIETHVATDCEQPPLERLSVDQMLTKYCGEFGVWQFKHFVLTCMAWALDAFHTMVMIFADREPSWTCEPGSSCIWDSDRSVCGLQPGSWRWDGGEGQSTVAEWGLVCGQKYKVGLVQALFFVGSMIGSGVFGHLSDSKLGRKGSLMIVCIMNVVFGLSTSISPNYWTYVILRVLNGLSSGGVGVCAFVLATEPIGPTMRGIAGMSTFYFFSIGIGLLSGIAYIFQTWRSLYIATTIPSVIFLIFILPFISESPRWYLIRGKTDQAMKIMHNIAKSNGKHLPKNVYIVLDEEPIETKIESKETTTGSVIDVIKSPIMRTRLLLLMATNFTCTVVYFGLNLNVTNLKTNINLNVLLNSAAEMPAYFLTAILIDRFGRKPLGVGTQWFSGVFCIIGSLIRNQGCGKAVRMACGILGIFGMAGTYNLLYIYAMELFPTVVRNAALGCARQVGQLGNILVPFVVVMDGGRSFMIFGACGILGGILMFYLPETLNKLLYDTMNGETSTKVSYDHANQTMDEENKLVDE; from the exons ATGTCATCCCATACAAGGGCCTTGGATGATCTCCGACCACCCCTCCTCTCACCCATCGAGACCCATGTAGCCACGGACTGTGAGCAACCACCACTCGAGCGGCTGTCAGTCGACCAAATGTTAACCAAATATTGTGGTGAGTTTGGTGTTTGGCAATTCAAGCATTTTGTTCTCACATGTATGGCATGGGCTCTTGATGCCTTCCACACCATGGTTATGATCTTTGCTGACCGTGAACCTAGTTGGACATGCGAACCTGGTTCCAGTTGTATATGGGATTCGGACAGGAGCGTATGTGGGCTTCAGCCAGGTTCATGGCGGTGGGATGGTGGTGAAGGGCAGTCAACGGTGGCTGAGTGGGGACTAGTTTGTGGACAAAAATATAAAGTTGGGTTAGTTCAAGCTTTGTTCTTTGTTGGCTCCATGATAG GCTCGGGGGTGTTTGGTCATCTCTCCGATTCAAAACTGGGAAGAAAAGGATCGCTCATGATTGTGTGCATTATGAACGTCGTTTTTGGCCTTTCGACATCCATTTCACCCAACTACTGGACTTATGTCATCCTACGCGTACTAAACGGGTTAAGTAGCGGGGGTGTCGGTGTTTGTGCTTTTGTTCTTGCCACCGAACCCATAGGCCCCACTATGCGTGGTATTGCCGGCATGTCTACCTTTTACTTTTTCTCTATCGGGATAGGCCTTCTTTCTGGCATAGCGTACATATTCCAAACATGGCGTTCTCTGTACATCGCTACTACAATACCCTCCGTTATCTTCCTTATTTTCATCCTCCCGTTCATCTCTGAATCCCCCCGCTGGTACCTCATTCGAGGTAAAACCGATCAAGCCATGAAAATCATGCACAATATCGCAAAATCAAACGGCAAACATCTCCCTAAAAACGTTTACATTGTCCTAGATGAGGAACCCATAGAAACGAAAATTGAATCGAAAGAAACTACAACAGGTTCGGTTATAGACGTTATCAAGTCACCAATAATGAGAACGCGTTTATTACTTCTCATGGCTACAAACTTCACTTGCACGGTCGTGTATTTTGGGTTGAACTTAAACGTCACGAACCTTAAAACCAATATAAACCTCAACGTGCTACTTAATTCAGCTGCCGAGATGCCTGCTTATTTTTTGACTGCAATCTTGATCGATCGATTTGGGAGGAAGCCGTTAGGAGTCGGAACACAATGGTTCAGTGGGGTGTTTTGCATAATAGGCAGCCTAATTAGAAACCAAGGGTGTGGGAAGGCAGTTAGAATGGCGTGTGGGATTTTAGGAATATTTGGGATGGCAGGGACTTATAATTTGTTGTACATATACGCAATGGAGTTGTTTCCAACGGTGGTTAGAAACGCTGCGCTTGGATGTGCACGCCAAGTCGGACAGTTAGGGAACATTCTCGTACCGTTTGTAGTGGTTATGGATGGTGGCCGTTCGTTTATGATCTTCGGGGCGTGTGGGATTTTAGGGGGGATTCTTATGTTTTACCTGCCGGAAACATTAAACAAGCTGTTATACGACACCATGAATGGAGAAACATCAACCAAGGTGTCATATGACCATGCGAATCAAACCATGGATGAAGAGAACAAGTTGGTGGATGAGTAA